In one Nicotiana tomentosiformis chromosome 6, ASM39032v3, whole genome shotgun sequence genomic region, the following are encoded:
- the LOC104104797 gene encoding uncharacterized protein isoform X2, with the protein MEERREFPAFPYEPYSIQLDFMNSLYHSLTKGGVAMLESPTGTGKTLSIICSALQWLLDRKQQQKTQWESPSNLSGKQEDYLGAEDEPDWMRNFVINKDTKSPEKKTKKKKQLGFDKRFDRKGKREVVRDLITNGGGKEEDTEIEKVNNLMAKHEVEGMDEEEFLVEEYESDDENGGQSKRKGGGVLVNSSSEEEKDEDSMEDEEEEARPKIYFCSRTHSQLSQFVKELRKTKFAAEVKVVCLGSRKNFCINQEVLKLGSSTQINERCLELQKSRKIENSKISKTKDIGAGGRARRSKSSSGCPMHRNHKRGKEFQSEVSQQGPMDIEDLVQIGRDLKTCPYYGSRSLVHTADLVVLPYQSLLSKSSRESLGLSLKDSVVIIDEAHNLADSLVSMYDSKITFIQLELVHSHLESYFVRFRNLLGPGNRRYIQIIMVLTRAFLQALGNENCQSNFDPICNAEGSKSGFDSSMAINEFLFAHNIDNINLFKLLRYIEESNIIHKVCGYGHKLALSEEVSALKMDDQSSHDESALSGFRALVNVLLSLTNRDGDGRIIISKTRPKCSRQQGGYLKYVMLTGERIFSEILNQAHAVILAGGTLQPIEETKERLFPWSPPDQLHFFSCGHIIPSENILPIVVSQGPSRHSFDFSYSARSSSVTIQELGLLVSNLVNLVPEGMVIFFSSFDYEGQVYDTWKESGIIGRIMKRKRIFREPRKSTDVETVLKEYKETIDALSHNSSKQDTVSRNGAILLAIVGGKVSEGINFSDGMGRCIVMVGLPYPSPADIELMERIKHIEGFDTASGKNTKFQAPRSWYSGDAQAGLDILKSCKHRGKQYYENLCMKAVNQSIVLLNRLL; encoded by the exons ATGGAAGAGAGAAGAGAATTTCCGGCATTTCCCTACGAACCCTACTCTATTCAGCTAGATTTCATGAACTCCCTTTACCATTCCCTCACTAAAGGCGGTGTTGCCATGCTAGAAAGCCCCACTG GGACTGGTAAAACGCTCAGTATAATTTGTAGTGCCCTTCAATGGCTTCTTGATAGAAAGCAACAGCAGAAAACACAATGGGAGTCTCCTTCAAATTTAAGCGGGAAACAAGAAGATTATTTGGGGGCTGAAGATGAACCAGATTGGATGAGGAACTTTGTCATTAATAAAGATACCAAATCGCCCGAGAAGAAGACAAAGAAAAAGAAGCAATTGGGATTCGACAAAAGATTTGATAGGAAGGGGAAAAGAGAAGTTGTCAGAGATTTAATTACTAACGGGGGAGGGAAGGAGGAAGATACTGAGATCGAAAAGGTAAACAATTTAATGGCAAAACATGAGGTTGAGGGAATGGATGAAGAGGAGTTTTTGGTTGAAGAGTATGAGAGTGACGATGAAAATGGAGGACAATCTAAAAGGAAGGGTGGTGGGGTTTTGGTTAATTCCTCGAGTGAGGAAGAAAAGGACGAAGATAGCATGGAAGATGAGGAGGAAGAGGCTAGACCTAAGATTTACTTTTGCAGCCGGACACATTCACAACTTTCACAATTTGTAAAGGAGTTAAGGAAGACTAAATTTGCAGCTGAAGTGAAGGTTGTATGCTTAGGGTCTAGGAAGAATTTCTGCATTAATCAAG AGGTGTTGAAGCTAGGCAGCTCCACTCAGATAAATGAGAGATGTTTGGAGCTTCAGAAAAGTAGGAAGATAGAAAATTctaaaatatctaaaaccaag GACATAGGAGCTGGTGGCAGAGCGAGGAGGTCCAAGAGTTCCTCAGGTTGCCCAATGCATAGAAATCACAAAAGAGGAAAAGAATTCCAAAGTGAGGTTTCTCAACAAGGGCCTATGGATATTGAGGATCTTGTTCAGATTGGACGTGACTTGAAAACTTGCCCTTACTATGGCTCAAGAAGCCTGGTACACACAGCAGATCTTGTGGTTCTTCCTTATCAATCTCTTCTTTCAAAATCATCACGTGAATCTCTTGGTTTAAGTTTAAAAGATAGTGTTGTTATCATAGATGAAGCTCATAATTTAGCTGATTCCCTCGTCAGCATGTACGACTCAAAAATTACATTTATACAG TTGGAACTTGTGCATTCTCACTTGGAGAGTTACTTCGTACGGTTTCGCAATCTGTTAGGGCCAGGCAACCGAAGGTATATCCAAATAATCATGGTCCTTACTCGGGCTTTTCTACAAGCTTTGGGTAATGAGAATTGTCAAAGCAACTTTGACCCCATTTGTAATGCTGAGGGAAGTAAAAGTGGCTTTGATTCATCCATGGCCATAAACGAGTTCCTATTTGCCCACAATATTGACAACATAAACCTGTTTAAGCTCTTGCGATATATAGAAGAAAGCAATATAATTCACAAG GTATGTGGATATGGACATAAATTAGCTCTCTCAGAAGAAGTTTCAGCATTGAAAATGGACGACCAAAGCAGTCATGATGAAAGTGCATTATCTGGTTTCCGAGCATTAGTTAACGTATTACTGTCACTAACAAATAGAGATGGAGATGGAAGAATAATAATATCAAAGACAAGGCCAAAATGCTCCAGGCAACAAGGAGGGTATTTGAAATATGTCATGCTCACGGGAGAAAGGATATTTTCTGAG ATCTTGAATCAAGCTCATGCCGTCATATTGGCTGGTGGGACTTTGCAACCCATAGAGGAAACAAAAGAACGCCTGTTTCCTTGGTCGCCGCCGGATCAGTTGCATTTCTTTTCCTGTGGTCATATCATCCCATCTGAAAATATTCTACCAATTGTTGTTTCTCAGGGGCCTTCTCGCCACTCCTTTGATTTTAGTTACAGTGCCAGAAGCTCTTCAGTCACG ATACAAGAATTAGGGCTTTTGGTCTCTAATTTGGTAAATCTTGTTCCTGAAGGCATGGTTATTTTCTTCTCATCATTTGACTATGAAGGCCAGGTATATGATACATGGAAGGAGTCGGGCATCATTGGAAGAATTATGAAACGGAAGCGCATATTTAGAGAGCCTAGAAAAAGTACAGATGTGGAAACTGTTTTGAAGGAATACAAGGAAACAATTGATGCACTGTCCCATAACAGTTCTAAGCAGGACACTGTATCACGCAACGGTGCAATTCTCCTTGCTATTGTGGGTGGGAAAGTATCAGAAGGTATCAACTTTAGCGATGGGATGGGTCGATGCATAGTCATGGTTGGATTGCCCTATCCTAGTCCAGCCGACATCGAGTTGATGGAGAGGATCAAGCATATTGAAGGATTTGATACTGCTAGTGGTAAGAACACCAAATTCCAGGCTCCAAGGAGCTGGTATAGTGGAGATGCTCAAGCTGGACTTGACATCCTAAAAAGCTGCAAGCATAGAGGGAAGCAGTATTATGAGAATCTTTGCATGAAAGCTGTAAATCAATCAATTG TGCTTTTGAATCGTCTGCTGTAG
- the LOC104104797 gene encoding uncharacterized protein isoform X1, with product MEERREFPAFPYEPYSIQLDFMNSLYHSLTKGGVAMLESPTGTGKTLSIICSALQWLLDRKQQQKTQWESPSNLSGKQEDYLGAEDEPDWMRNFVINKDTKSPEKKTKKKKQLGFDKRFDRKGKREVVRDLITNGGGKEEDTEIEKVNNLMAKHEVEGMDEEEFLVEEYESDDENGGQSKRKGGGVLVNSSSEEEKDEDSMEDEEEEARPKIYFCSRTHSQLSQFVKELRKTKFAAEVKVVCLGSRKNFCINQEVLKLGSSTQINERCLELQKSRKIENSKISKTKDIGAGGRARRSKSSSGCPMHRNHKRGKEFQSEVSQQGPMDIEDLVQIGRDLKTCPYYGSRSLVHTADLVVLPYQSLLSKSSRESLGLSLKDSVVIIDEAHNLADSLVSMYDSKITFIQLELVHSHLESYFVRFRNLLGPGNRRYIQIIMVLTRAFLQALGNENCQSNFDPICNAEGSKSGFDSSMAINEFLFAHNIDNINLFKLLRYIEESNIIHKVCGYGHKLALSEEVSALKMDDQSSHDESALSGFRALVNVLLSLTNRDGDGRIIISKTRPKCSRQQGGYLKYVMLTGERIFSEILNQAHAVILAGGTLQPIEETKERLFPWSPPDQLHFFSCGHIIPSENILPIVVSQGPSRHSFDFSYSARSSSVTIQELGLLVSNLVNLVPEGMVIFFSSFDYEGQVYDTWKESGIIGRIMKRKRIFREPRKSTDVETVLKEYKETIDALSHNSSKQDTVSRNGAILLAIVGGKVSEGINFSDGMGRCIVMVGLPYPSPADIELMERIKHIEGFDTASGKNTKFQAPRSWYSGDAQAGLDILKSCKHRGKQYYENLCMKAVNQSIGRAIRHINDYAAILLVDTRYTFDSSERSSSHSTNKLPQWIKSRLVSATKNYGELHKLLHQFFKFHKGKEDKE from the exons ATGGAAGAGAGAAGAGAATTTCCGGCATTTCCCTACGAACCCTACTCTATTCAGCTAGATTTCATGAACTCCCTTTACCATTCCCTCACTAAAGGCGGTGTTGCCATGCTAGAAAGCCCCACTG GGACTGGTAAAACGCTCAGTATAATTTGTAGTGCCCTTCAATGGCTTCTTGATAGAAAGCAACAGCAGAAAACACAATGGGAGTCTCCTTCAAATTTAAGCGGGAAACAAGAAGATTATTTGGGGGCTGAAGATGAACCAGATTGGATGAGGAACTTTGTCATTAATAAAGATACCAAATCGCCCGAGAAGAAGACAAAGAAAAAGAAGCAATTGGGATTCGACAAAAGATTTGATAGGAAGGGGAAAAGAGAAGTTGTCAGAGATTTAATTACTAACGGGGGAGGGAAGGAGGAAGATACTGAGATCGAAAAGGTAAACAATTTAATGGCAAAACATGAGGTTGAGGGAATGGATGAAGAGGAGTTTTTGGTTGAAGAGTATGAGAGTGACGATGAAAATGGAGGACAATCTAAAAGGAAGGGTGGTGGGGTTTTGGTTAATTCCTCGAGTGAGGAAGAAAAGGACGAAGATAGCATGGAAGATGAGGAGGAAGAGGCTAGACCTAAGATTTACTTTTGCAGCCGGACACATTCACAACTTTCACAATTTGTAAAGGAGTTAAGGAAGACTAAATTTGCAGCTGAAGTGAAGGTTGTATGCTTAGGGTCTAGGAAGAATTTCTGCATTAATCAAG AGGTGTTGAAGCTAGGCAGCTCCACTCAGATAAATGAGAGATGTTTGGAGCTTCAGAAAAGTAGGAAGATAGAAAATTctaaaatatctaaaaccaag GACATAGGAGCTGGTGGCAGAGCGAGGAGGTCCAAGAGTTCCTCAGGTTGCCCAATGCATAGAAATCACAAAAGAGGAAAAGAATTCCAAAGTGAGGTTTCTCAACAAGGGCCTATGGATATTGAGGATCTTGTTCAGATTGGACGTGACTTGAAAACTTGCCCTTACTATGGCTCAAGAAGCCTGGTACACACAGCAGATCTTGTGGTTCTTCCTTATCAATCTCTTCTTTCAAAATCATCACGTGAATCTCTTGGTTTAAGTTTAAAAGATAGTGTTGTTATCATAGATGAAGCTCATAATTTAGCTGATTCCCTCGTCAGCATGTACGACTCAAAAATTACATTTATACAG TTGGAACTTGTGCATTCTCACTTGGAGAGTTACTTCGTACGGTTTCGCAATCTGTTAGGGCCAGGCAACCGAAGGTATATCCAAATAATCATGGTCCTTACTCGGGCTTTTCTACAAGCTTTGGGTAATGAGAATTGTCAAAGCAACTTTGACCCCATTTGTAATGCTGAGGGAAGTAAAAGTGGCTTTGATTCATCCATGGCCATAAACGAGTTCCTATTTGCCCACAATATTGACAACATAAACCTGTTTAAGCTCTTGCGATATATAGAAGAAAGCAATATAATTCACAAG GTATGTGGATATGGACATAAATTAGCTCTCTCAGAAGAAGTTTCAGCATTGAAAATGGACGACCAAAGCAGTCATGATGAAAGTGCATTATCTGGTTTCCGAGCATTAGTTAACGTATTACTGTCACTAACAAATAGAGATGGAGATGGAAGAATAATAATATCAAAGACAAGGCCAAAATGCTCCAGGCAACAAGGAGGGTATTTGAAATATGTCATGCTCACGGGAGAAAGGATATTTTCTGAG ATCTTGAATCAAGCTCATGCCGTCATATTGGCTGGTGGGACTTTGCAACCCATAGAGGAAACAAAAGAACGCCTGTTTCCTTGGTCGCCGCCGGATCAGTTGCATTTCTTTTCCTGTGGTCATATCATCCCATCTGAAAATATTCTACCAATTGTTGTTTCTCAGGGGCCTTCTCGCCACTCCTTTGATTTTAGTTACAGTGCCAGAAGCTCTTCAGTCACG ATACAAGAATTAGGGCTTTTGGTCTCTAATTTGGTAAATCTTGTTCCTGAAGGCATGGTTATTTTCTTCTCATCATTTGACTATGAAGGCCAGGTATATGATACATGGAAGGAGTCGGGCATCATTGGAAGAATTATGAAACGGAAGCGCATATTTAGAGAGCCTAGAAAAAGTACAGATGTGGAAACTGTTTTGAAGGAATACAAGGAAACAATTGATGCACTGTCCCATAACAGTTCTAAGCAGGACACTGTATCACGCAACGGTGCAATTCTCCTTGCTATTGTGGGTGGGAAAGTATCAGAAGGTATCAACTTTAGCGATGGGATGGGTCGATGCATAGTCATGGTTGGATTGCCCTATCCTAGTCCAGCCGACATCGAGTTGATGGAGAGGATCAAGCATATTGAAGGATTTGATACTGCTAGTGGTAAGAACACCAAATTCCAGGCTCCAAGGAGCTGGTATAGTGGAGATGCTCAAGCTGGACTTGACATCCTAAAAAGCTGCAAGCATAGAGGGAAGCAGTATTATGAGAATCTTTGCATGAAAGCTGTAAATCAATCAATTG GTAGAGCAATTCGGCATATTAATGACTATGCTGCTATCCTGTTAGTTGATACACGCTATACATTTGATTCTTCTGAAAGAAGCTCCTCCCACTCAACCAACAAGCTCCCGCAGTGGATTAAAAGCCGTCTTGTTTCTGCAACGAAGAATTACGGAGAACTCCACAAACTGCTGCATCAATTCTTCAAGTTCCACAAAGGCAAAGAGGACAAAGAGTAA
- the LOC138894774 gene encoding uncharacterized protein: MGELYSKTVKPQMQLKKSFHKTKNLFLKTLHNLKSFLFKGQHKLPKVCHFNPFFSGSNRIPNSIIQELDDFYRDFSQQWEHGDQNEVLERNSICEESVENSMENQERMRKEEKRRATFNEEKIGDAFFKNTSKGQILAQKMKELDLMDEEDLNQMLDIQEVLHYYSHLNCPFYLDIVDSFFMDMYNEFSLPQPFININSSMRSLGPIEP, from the coding sequence ATGGGGGAGTTGTACAGCAAGACAGTAAAGCCACAAATGCAACTTAAGAAATCCTTCCATAAGACCAAGAACCTCTTCCTGAAAACTCTACATAATCTCAAGTCATTTCTCTTTAAAGGTCAACATAAGTTGCCTAAAGTTTGTCACTTCAATCCCTTCTTCTCTGGCAGCAATCGAATTCCAAACAGCATAATTCAAGAGTTGGATGATTTCTACAGAGACTTCTCTCAACAGTGGGAACATGGTGACCAAAATGAGGTTCTAGAGAGAAACAGCATTTGTGAAGAATCAGTAGAGAACAGTATGGAAAACCAAGAAAGAAtgagaaaagaagagaagagaagagcaACATTCAATGAAGAAAAAATAGGAGATGCATTCTTTAAAAACACAAGTAAAGGTCAGATTTTAGCACAGAAGATGAAGGAATTAGATTTGATGGATGAGGAAGACTTGAATCAAATGCTGGACATACAAGAAGTGCTACACTATTACTCTCACCTAAACTGTCCATTTTACCTTGATATTGTTGACAGTTTTTTCATGGACATGTATAATGAGTTCTCACTTCCACAGCCATTCATCAATATCAACAGTTCAATGCGAAGTCTTGGTCCTATTGAGCCCTAG
- the LOC104104799 gene encoding mitochondrial arginine transporter BAC2 has product MDFWPEFLASSWGKEFVAGGFGGIAGIVSGYPLDTVRVRQQNSTQKGSAFRILRHVAVTEGPLSLYRGMAAPLASVTFQNAMVFQIYAVLSRAFDRNVPASDPPSYKGVALGGFGTGAIQSLMLTPVELVKIRLQLQRRNIPDNKNQITSYKGPTDVARSIFKQEGWKGIYRGLTITVLRDAPAHGLYFWTYEYVREQLHPGCRKNGQESFRTMLIAGGLAGVASWISCYPVDVIKTRLQAQSQSTPSRYSGIVDCFRRSVKQEGYSVLWRGLGTAVARAFVVNGAIFTAYETALRFFFSNNNNNHANIETENTF; this is encoded by the exons ATGGATTTCTGGCCAGAGTTTCTAGCAAGCAGTTGGGGGAAAGAATTTGTGGCTGGTGGATTTGGAGGAATAGCTGGTATCGTATCTGGATATCCCCTTGACACTGTCAGAGTCCGTCAACAGAATTCTACACAAAAAGGTTCTGCTTTCAGAATCCTCCGCCATGTCGCCGTTACTGAAGGTCCCTTGTCTCTCTACAGAGGCATGGCTGCTCCTCTCGCTTCTGTCACCTTTCAg AATGCCATGGTATTTCAGATTTATGCAGTGCTATCGCGAGCATTTGACAGGAATGTTCCAGCCAGTGACCCACCCTCCTATAAAGGAGTAGCCTTAGGTGGATTTGGAACAGGAGCAATACAAAGCCTAATGCTCACTCCTGTCGAATTGGTGAAAATTCGACTTCAGTTGCAAAGGAGAAATATCCCTGATAACAAAAATCAAATAACTAGTTATAAGGGTCCAACAGATGTTGCAAGAAGCATATTCAAACAAGAAGGTTGGAAAGGAATTTACCGCGGATTAACAATTACAGTACTCAGAGATGCACCAGCTCATGGCTTATACTTTTGGACGTACGAGTATGTGAGAGAGCAACTTCATCCAGGATGTCGTAAGAATGGTCAAGAGAGTTTTAGAACAATGCTTATAGCAGGTGGTCTAGCAGGTGTTGCTAGTTGGATAAGTTGCTATCCTGTTGATGTTATTAAAACCAGATTGCAAGCTCAGTCACAATCTACACCCTCAAGATATTCTGGCATTGTTGATTGCTTCAGGCGAAGTGTGAAACAAGAGGGGTACAGCGTGCTATGGCGAGGTTTGGGAACTGCTGTTGCCCGAGCATTTGTAGTGAATGGGGCTATATTCACTGCCTATGAAACTGCCTTGAGGTTCTTtttcagcaacaacaacaataatcacGCAAACATTGAGACTGAAAATACATTCTGA